A window of the Henckelia pumila isolate YLH828 chromosome 3, ASM3356847v2, whole genome shotgun sequence genome harbors these coding sequences:
- the LOC140888229 gene encoding uncharacterized protein: MLAKYIAGNEMRWQNHDAMMQRVETQLGQLANQLSSRAPGSLPSDTVKNPKEVNAIFVQQAMTVKTEEIEVKVEHTPEQVILSPRKGKKGKEDDLNSNVDISSLPFPKRARQLNFDHQFKKFLEIFKKLHVNIPFADALAQIPSYAKFLKEILANKWKLTNLGTVNLNEEYSTVLLNKLPPKLQDPGSFFIPCAIGSMSFDKVLCDLGASINLMPYSLAKKLGIGVMEPTTMSLKLADRSIKHPKGIVENVLLKVDEFIFPVGFVVLDMDDDRETPLILGRPFLATSRALIDVQKGELILRLNEKQVVFNMFISDSSYPKVNDFCLNVDARGTCVGSNVEVRNEVKLSSLKSKELTAISQNPKFSVEEPSGLEYKSLPSYLKYVTLEDSSIPVIVSSYLTGREESKLARLLRDYIRTMGWSIDDIKGLGPIMMVDDSIGRNRSDEGYRSTTSNDPP; this comes from the coding sequence ATGCTTGCAAAATACATAGCTGGAAACGAGatgagatggcagaaccatgATGCCATGATGCAAAGGGTTGAAACTCAGTTGGGACAATTGGCGAACCAGTTATCTTCCCGGGCTCCAGGCTCACTACCTAGTGACACAGTGAAGAATCCTAAGGAAGTGAATGCCATCTTTGTGCAACAAGCTATGACAGTCAAGACAGAGGAGATAGAAGTCAAGGTAGAGCACACACCAGAACAAGTCATTCTCTCTCCACGCaaaggtaagaaaggtaaggaAGATGACTTAAATTCTAATGTTGATATTTCTAGTCTTCCTTTTCCCAAAAGAGCTAGACAATTAAATTTTGATcatcaatttaaaaaatttcttgaaattttcaagaaactccaTGTTAACATCCCTTTTGCAGATGCCCTAGCTCAAATACCGAGTTATGCTAAGTTCTTGAAAGAAATTCTAGCAAATAAGTGGAAGTTGACCAATTTGGGTACCGTGAATTTGAATGAGGAATATTCGACAGTACTTCTAAACAAGCTCCCACCAAAACttcaagatccagggagtttttttATACCTTGTGCTATCGGTAGTATGTCATTTGATAAGGTTTTATGTGATCTAGGTGCTAGTATCAATTTAATGCCATATTCACTTGCAAAAAAATTGGGTATAGGAGTAATGGAACCTACCACTATGTCCCTCAAGCTTGCTGATAGATCAATTAAACATCCTAAGGGAATAGTGGAGAATGTTTTGCTTAAAGTTGATGAATTTATCTTTCCTGTGGGCTTTGTGGTACTTGATATGGATGATGATCGTGAAACTCCTTTGATATTAGGACGTCCATTCTTGGCAACCAGTAGAGCATTAATTGATGTTCAGAAGGGGGAATTAATACTTCGATTGAATGAGAAGCAAGTGGTGTTTAATATGTTTATAAGTGATTCTTCTTATCCTAAAGTCAATGATTTTTGTCTGAATGTTGATGCTCGTGGTACATGTGTAGGTAGCAATGTTGAGGTACGAAATGAAGTGAAATTGTCCTCTTTGAAGTCGAAAGAATTAACTGCAATCTcgcaaaatccaaaattttctgTCGAAGAGCCTTCTGGACTTGAATATAAATCTTTGCCCTCTTATTTAAAATATGTGACGTTGGAAGATTCAAGTATACCTGTAATTGTGTCATCTTATTTGACAGGTAGGGAAGAATCAAAGCTTGCTAGGCTCTTACGCGATTATATTCGGACAATGGGGTGGAGCATCGATGATATAAAAGGACTTGGACCCATAATGATGGTGGATGACAGCATAGGCAGAAATCGTAGTGACGAAGGATATAGATCCACGACATCAAATGATCCACCTTAA